A portion of the Achromobacter sp. MFA1 R4 genome contains these proteins:
- a CDS encoding amino acid ABC transporter substrate-binding protein, translated as MYRIHTVTRALILGAAAILPAFAGAQTPSPASPAAPAVSASSNSPTVDQIRARGYVICGSGHGTTGFSAPDKDGNWKGLDVETCRAIAIAVLGDGAKVRFVPLTGQQRLTALQTGQIDVLPRTTSWTLRRDANGINFTYPNYYEYDAFMVRKDLGITQTKDMQGATICVQTGSTNEVTVADLSRKFKLGLKTVLFDNVAASRQAFFTGRCDGLITDSSALAAVRATQAQNPDDYIIFPASGNSEALTPAVRHGDDRWFDIVKFVVQVPIAAEDMGITQANVDAMLKSDDPRIARFLGVEPGNGKALGLDERWAYNIVKAQGNYGEMFERNVGKNSPLKLERGLNRLYRDGGLMYPYVFN; from the coding sequence ATGTACCGTATCCATACCGTTACGCGCGCGCTCATCCTGGGCGCCGCCGCCATTCTGCCCGCCTTTGCCGGCGCGCAGACTCCCTCACCGGCCAGCCCGGCAGCACCGGCGGTTTCCGCGTCCAGCAACAGCCCGACCGTGGACCAGATCCGTGCCCGCGGCTATGTGATCTGCGGATCCGGCCACGGCACCACGGGCTTTTCCGCGCCCGACAAAGACGGCAACTGGAAGGGGCTGGACGTTGAAACCTGCCGCGCCATCGCGATTGCCGTGCTGGGTGACGGCGCCAAGGTGCGCTTCGTTCCGTTGACCGGTCAGCAGCGTCTGACCGCCCTGCAGACCGGGCAGATCGACGTGCTGCCGCGCACCACGTCCTGGACCCTGCGGCGCGATGCCAACGGCATCAACTTCACCTATCCCAATTACTACGAGTACGACGCCTTCATGGTGCGCAAGGATCTGGGTATTACCCAGACCAAGGACATGCAGGGCGCCACCATCTGCGTGCAGACCGGGTCGACCAACGAAGTGACGGTGGCCGACCTGTCGCGCAAGTTCAAACTGGGCTTGAAGACGGTCTTGTTCGACAACGTGGCCGCCTCGCGCCAAGCCTTCTTCACGGGGCGCTGCGACGGCCTGATCACGGACTCGTCGGCGCTGGCGGCGGTGCGCGCCACGCAGGCGCAAAACCCGGACGACTACATCATCTTTCCGGCCAGCGGCAACAGCGAAGCCCTGACTCCCGCGGTGCGCCATGGCGATGACCGCTGGTTCGACATCGTCAAATTCGTGGTCCAGGTGCCGATCGCGGCCGAAGACATGGGCATCACGCAGGCCAATGTGGACGCCATGCTCAAGTCGGACGATCCACGCATCGCGCGCTTTTTGGGCGTCGAACCGGGCAACGGCAAGGCGTTGGGCCTGGACGAGCGCTGGGCCTACAACATCGTCAAGGCGCAGGGCAATTACGGCGAGATGTTCGAACGCAAT
- the metC gene encoding cystathionine beta-lyase yields the protein MNNTSPPNTDFASLSPAVQRASTVVFGSLADFVNRKQRQPDGYSYGITGTPTARLLEQRIAALEGARHCVITPSGASALMTVVMGFVRGGDHLLVSAACYGALKTFAEKWLAHMGVEVEIYRPAIGAEIEALIRPATRMICMEAPGTVTMEMADIPAIAEVARRHGVLTMMDNTWASPLGFQPLAHGVDFSVEAATKFFSGHSDVLMGSVSLNDAGHYAVLRETQSILGQQVSPEDCFLVLRGLETLDLRVRAQSAATLEIAQWLQAQPQVERLLYPPLEGDDGHALWRRDFRTNGCLFSLILKPAPEQAFNGFFDTLEHFSIGASWGGVHSLAAYYPAPLQAGRVHPATDQPVVRLSIGLEGVEILKEDLRRALDAYARQAR from the coding sequence ATGAACAACACCAGCCCTCCGAATACCGATTTCGCCAGCCTGTCGCCGGCCGTCCAACGTGCCTCCACGGTGGTGTTCGGCTCACTTGCCGACTTCGTCAACCGAAAGCAACGCCAGCCCGACGGCTACAGCTACGGCATTACCGGCACGCCCACGGCGCGCCTTTTGGAGCAACGCATCGCGGCGCTCGAAGGCGCCCGCCACTGTGTGATCACCCCCTCCGGCGCGTCGGCGCTGATGACCGTCGTGATGGGCTTCGTGCGCGGCGGCGATCACCTGCTGGTGTCGGCGGCCTGCTATGGCGCGCTCAAGACCTTTGCCGAGAAGTGGCTGGCCCACATGGGCGTGGAGGTCGAGATCTACCGGCCCGCCATCGGCGCGGAGATCGAGGCGCTGATCCGGCCCGCCACGCGCATGATCTGCATGGAAGCGCCCGGCACCGTCACGATGGAAATGGCCGACATTCCGGCGATTGCCGAGGTGGCGCGCCGCCATGGCGTGCTGACGATGATGGACAACACCTGGGCCAGCCCGCTGGGGTTCCAGCCCTTGGCGCATGGCGTGGATTTCAGTGTCGAGGCCGCCACCAAGTTCTTCAGCGGCCATTCCGATGTGCTGATGGGCAGCGTCAGCCTGAATGATGCCGGCCACTACGCAGTCCTGCGGGAAACGCAGAGCATCCTGGGCCAGCAGGTCAGCCCGGAAGATTGCTTTCTGGTGCTGCGCGGCCTGGAAACCCTGGACCTTCGCGTCCGCGCGCAAAGCGCCGCCACGCTGGAGATCGCGCAGTGGCTGCAGGCGCAACCGCAGGTGGAGCGGCTGCTGTATCCGCCGCTTGAAGGCGATGACGGCCATGCTCTGTGGCGGCGCGATTTCCGCACCAACGGCTGCCTGTTCTCCTTGATCCTGAAGCCGGCGCCGGAGCAGGCATTCAACGGTTTCTTTGACACGCTGGAACACTTCTCCATCGGCGCGAGCTGGGGCGGGGTGCACAGCCTGGCCGCCTACTATCCCGCGCCTTTGCAGGCCGGTCGCGTGCATCCGGCCACGGACCAGCCGGTGGTGCGCCTGTCGATCGGACTTGAGGGCGTCGAGATCCTGAAAGAAGACCTGCGCAGGGCGCTGGACGCCTACGCCCGCCAGGCACGCTGA
- a CDS encoding LysR substrate-binding domain-containing protein: MDMREIQVFRAVMQAGTTSKAANLLGVSQPAISQSIRKLEDTSGLRLFERVRGRLVPTPEAGALMEEVDRCFAGFELIEHRIRSLKSFGVGRLAIGSLPALGTGFMPRAIAAFGLADRRLQMSFQIMSSREVLRQVAAGQLDFGLMADELSVRGLEHSEFLRTPGVIAMHHHHPLARKKVIDASDLVDHPFIALNPEDASRRRLEAAMQTVGLNLRPMLETPYSNSVCEFALNGAGIGMVHPIMALDYLSRGLTIKRLSLDVSFTSLLVFRSGMPLSGNARELLKVMRIQLESDLKKMQAALA; encoded by the coding sequence ATGGATATGCGTGAGATCCAGGTTTTCCGCGCTGTCATGCAGGCCGGCACGACCAGCAAGGCCGCCAACCTGCTGGGGGTTTCACAACCCGCCATCAGCCAGTCGATCCGTAAACTCGAAGACACCTCCGGGCTACGCCTGTTTGAACGGGTGCGCGGCCGGCTGGTCCCCACGCCCGAGGCCGGCGCGTTGATGGAAGAAGTGGATCGCTGCTTCGCAGGTTTCGAACTGATCGAGCACCGCATCCGCAGCCTCAAGTCATTTGGGGTGGGCCGGCTGGCGATCGGCTCCCTGCCCGCCTTGGGCACCGGCTTCATGCCGCGCGCGATTGCCGCCTTCGGCCTGGCCGACCGCCGCCTGCAGATGTCATTTCAGATCATGAGTTCGCGCGAGGTGCTGCGCCAGGTCGCGGCGGGCCAGCTCGACTTCGGATTGATGGCCGACGAGCTGTCGGTGCGGGGCCTCGAACACTCGGAATTCCTGCGCACGCCGGGTGTGATCGCGATGCACCATCACCATCCGCTCGCCCGCAAGAAGGTGATCGACGCCAGCGACCTGGTCGACCATCCCTTCATTGCGCTCAATCCGGAAGACGCCAGCCGGCGCCGCCTGGAAGCCGCGATGCAGACGGTCGGGTTGAATCTGCGGCCGATGCTTGAAACCCCCTATTCCAACTCGGTCTGCGAGTTTGCGCTCAATGGCGCGGGGATCGGCATGGTGCACCCGATCATGGCGCTGGACTATCTGTCGCGCGGGCTCACGATAAAGCGCCTGTCGTTGGACGTCAGCTTCACCAGCCTGCTGGTGTTCCGCTCGGGCATGCCGCTGTCGGGCAACGCCCGCGAACTTCTGAAAGTCATGCGCATCCAGCTGGAGAGCGATTTGAAGAAGATGCAGGCGGCGCTGGCGTAG
- a CDS encoding site-specific integrase, which yields MRQKNGEIRGNMTRYPKRGKGARWTVKELEAVPAEWVGDHLADGDGLTGEIRIQRGTMAVVWRYAYRMGDKVKRFYCGSWPERTLDEIRSARNKARADIKAGRNPSAVRDLEKAQVREAMAAESAAVTAAEEEATTDALSFQEMYKSWLESGVKRADGNTEVKRIVEKDVLPLIGDTPVRSIREKDIERVIRSIVGRGCNRLAEVTYQILGQMFHWAEKRQPWRKLLSEGNPVELVELGVLLADDYDPDNARERVLPPIEIVELQTRYRELEEQYLASDDKRKRKPPSKALQAVSWICLSTLCRIGELHLTEITHLDLREGTWFIPKANVKGRKSQKRDHLVFLSPFAVEHFETLVSLAGSSRWLLPSRDNDDAGVDQPMYKQAFTKQIKDRQAMFNGKPKARRASDNSLVLGKGQNGNWTPHDLRRTGSTIMESLGIDPNIIDRCQNHVIHTGKNRVRRHYQLYDYADEKQAAWAKLGDYLERLLSGAVAPAELQKRLTAKQLLAA from the coding sequence ATGAGGCAGAAGAATGGAGAGATTCGAGGAAATATGACGAGATACCCAAAACGCGGAAAAGGTGCGCGGTGGACCGTCAAAGAACTGGAAGCGGTACCGGCGGAATGGGTCGGTGATCACCTGGCCGATGGGGACGGCCTGACTGGGGAAATCCGCATTCAGCGCGGCACGATGGCCGTGGTGTGGCGATACGCCTATCGCATGGGCGACAAGGTAAAGAGATTCTACTGCGGCTCATGGCCGGAGCGCACACTCGACGAGATCCGCTCCGCCAGGAACAAAGCGCGGGCGGACATTAAGGCGGGCCGCAATCCGTCAGCCGTCCGCGACTTGGAAAAAGCCCAGGTGCGGGAAGCTATGGCAGCTGAATCTGCCGCTGTAACCGCCGCTGAAGAAGAGGCCACGACCGACGCCCTGTCGTTCCAAGAGATGTATAAAAGCTGGCTGGAATCGGGAGTGAAGCGAGCAGATGGCAACACCGAGGTGAAGCGCATCGTTGAAAAGGACGTGCTTCCCTTGATCGGTGATACTCCCGTGCGATCAATTCGCGAGAAGGATATTGAGCGAGTGATCCGATCGATTGTCGGCCGCGGTTGCAATCGGCTTGCCGAGGTGACCTACCAAATACTGGGCCAGATGTTCCATTGGGCAGAAAAGCGCCAACCATGGCGAAAGCTGCTTTCGGAAGGAAATCCGGTTGAGCTGGTTGAGCTCGGGGTGCTCCTGGCGGACGATTACGACCCGGATAACGCGCGCGAACGCGTTCTCCCGCCTATTGAGATTGTCGAGCTTCAGACTCGATACCGCGAGTTGGAGGAGCAGTATCTCGCTTCGGATGACAAGCGAAAGAGGAAGCCTCCATCCAAGGCGTTGCAGGCAGTTTCCTGGATCTGTTTGAGCACGCTATGCCGGATAGGGGAACTGCACCTAACCGAAATTACGCATCTCGATCTCCGAGAAGGTACGTGGTTCATTCCCAAGGCGAACGTCAAGGGCAGAAAATCACAGAAGCGCGACCACCTGGTCTTTCTGTCACCCTTCGCAGTCGAGCATTTCGAGACCCTTGTCAGCTTGGCAGGATCATCCCGCTGGCTCCTACCTTCGCGCGACAATGATGACGCGGGGGTAGACCAACCGATGTACAAGCAGGCCTTTACTAAGCAAATCAAAGATCGGCAAGCCATGTTCAACGGAAAGCCCAAAGCACGCCGCGCTTCGGACAACTCCCTGGTGCTCGGCAAAGGCCAAAACGGCAATTGGACGCCTCATGATTTACGGCGAACGGGGTCGACCATCATGGAATCACTGGGAATCGATCCCAACATCATCGACCGCTGCCAAAATCACGTCATTCACACGGGCAAGAACCGTGTCAGGCGGCACTACCAGCTCTACGACTACGCCGACGAGAAGCAAGCAGCATGGGCGAAGCTCGGCGACTATTTGGAAAGACTGCTGTCGGGAGCCGTGGCGCCAGCCGAGCTTCAAAAGCGGCTGACCGCCAAGCAACTACTCGCGGCGTAA
- a CDS encoding JAB domain-containing protein has protein sequence MQLSFSRAWAGERQVPQDVQGAPVVCEAGGLYRAATPEELLRAAAQQLEGALGSRLPVDKPSAAIDYIVTRLALSDVEVFGVMFLDAQLRMIAFEEMFRGTLSETSVYPREVVKAAIRHNAHSILIAHNHPSGSSQPSRADVEVTRRLKDAVALVNVTLVDHVIVAAGSGHSMAKMGLI, from the coding sequence ATGCAACTAAGTTTCAGTCGCGCCTGGGCAGGGGAAAGGCAGGTGCCGCAGGATGTCCAGGGCGCCCCGGTTGTATGCGAGGCGGGCGGCCTCTATCGAGCCGCAACCCCGGAAGAGCTGCTACGTGCGGCTGCACAGCAATTGGAGGGGGCGCTGGGTAGTCGCTTGCCAGTGGACAAGCCGTCCGCCGCCATCGACTATATCGTGACGCGCCTGGCGCTGTCGGACGTGGAGGTGTTCGGCGTAATGTTCCTTGATGCGCAATTGAGAATGATCGCTTTCGAGGAAATGTTCAGAGGCACGCTGTCTGAGACGAGCGTGTATCCACGCGAGGTCGTCAAGGCGGCTATTCGGCACAACGCGCATTCCATCTTGATTGCCCACAACCATCCCTCGGGTTCGTCGCAGCCAAGCAGGGCGGACGTTGAGGTTACGCGGCGCTTGAAGGACGCCGTGGCTCTGGTCAATGTGACATTGGTCGACCACGTGATCGTGGCGGCAGGTAGCGGCCATTCTATGGCCAAGATGGGCTTGATCTAG
- a CDS encoding DUF3606 domain-containing protein, whose amino-acid sequence MSDDLSNRGPEDRARVNVNEAHELKYWTREFGVTEDKLRQAVKEVGVSVDALRKHFSSPPR is encoded by the coding sequence ATGTCTGACGATCTAAGTAACCGCGGCCCGGAAGACCGCGCCCGGGTGAACGTCAATGAGGCTCACGAGCTCAAATATTGGACGCGTGAATTCGGCGTCACCGAAGACAAGCTTCGGCAGGCCGTAAAGGAAGTTGGCGTTTCCGTCGACGCGCTCCGGAAGCACTTCTCGTCGCCCCCACGCTGA
- a CDS encoding sulfite exporter TauE/SafE family protein produces the protein MTLYFVVAAGAVVAGFVQGLSGFAFGLVAMSFWVWAVDPKVAAALTVFGGLLGQLIAAFSVRRGFKLNQLLPFVLGGIAGIPVGVWLLPLVDANTFKIGLGVILLFWCPAMLFAQRIPKISFGGRLADGVVGLAGGVLGGFGGFTGVIPTLWCVLRGFPREEQRAIIQNFNLAMLIVIMGTYSAAGLVTKATLPLFAIVAPAMLIPTFLGTRMYKGISDLRFRQIVLGLLTASGLMMLTSGLWAFANA, from the coding sequence ATGACGCTCTATTTCGTGGTGGCCGCTGGTGCGGTTGTAGCTGGTTTTGTTCAGGGGCTGTCTGGCTTTGCATTCGGTCTTGTCGCCATGTCGTTCTGGGTGTGGGCTGTTGATCCAAAAGTGGCAGCCGCATTGACAGTATTTGGCGGGCTCCTGGGCCAACTGATCGCTGCTTTCTCGGTTAGGCGTGGATTCAAATTGAACCAATTGCTTCCGTTTGTCCTGGGGGGCATCGCCGGAATCCCAGTCGGCGTCTGGCTCTTGCCGCTGGTGGACGCCAACACGTTCAAAATTGGCCTCGGCGTCATACTTCTGTTCTGGTGCCCGGCTATGCTTTTTGCACAGCGCATTCCAAAGATCAGTTTCGGCGGCAGACTGGCTGATGGCGTAGTGGGACTGGCTGGAGGGGTATTAGGCGGGTTCGGCGGTTTCACCGGCGTAATTCCCACGTTGTGGTGCGTCCTGCGCGGCTTCCCGAGAGAAGAGCAGCGTGCAATCATCCAGAACTTCAACCTGGCGATGCTCATCGTCATCATGGGGACCTACAGCGCGGCCGGCCTGGTCACCAAGGCCACGCTGCCATTATTCGCGATCGTTGCCCCCGCCATGCTGATTCCCACGTTCCTCGGCACACGGATGTACAAAGGAATATCCGACCTGCGGTTCAGGCAGATCGTCCTTGGCTTGCTGACAGCGTCGGGCTTGATGATGCTGACGTCGGGCCTGTGGGCGTTCGCAAATGCATGA
- a CDS encoding MBL fold metallo-hydrolase, protein MQRLKAFGLALSFALGAANVTVHAAANADTTINKPTVQIQQIRNATAKINYAGKTFLVDPFLAKKGEYPGFEGTFHSELRNPLVELPLPAEDVLKGVDAVIVSHTHLDHWDGGAHSFIPKYIPLFVQDEADAKLIRGQGYTNVRILEAGTAFKGVQLTKVGGQHGTDEMYAVKPLATMLGEAMGIVFQAPGEKTVYVVGDTVWRNDVDQALATFKPDVIVMNTGDARVVGYTGSIIMGKDDVLHAYQAMPNAIIVATHMDAINHMTLSRKELKDHVQQHGIQDRVRIPEDGEILKF, encoded by the coding sequence ATGCAACGACTCAAGGCCTTCGGCCTGGCCCTTTCTTTCGCCCTGGGCGCGGCAAACGTCACGGTCCATGCGGCCGCAAATGCCGATACAACAATCAACAAGCCGACTGTGCAGATACAACAAATCCGCAACGCCACCGCAAAGATCAACTATGCGGGAAAGACCTTCCTGGTGGACCCTTTTCTGGCAAAGAAGGGCGAGTATCCCGGGTTTGAAGGAACCTTCCACAGCGAATTGCGCAACCCGCTCGTTGAATTACCCCTGCCGGCGGAAGACGTCTTGAAGGGGGTGGATGCGGTGATCGTGAGCCATACCCACCTTGACCATTGGGACGGCGGCGCCCATTCGTTCATTCCGAAATACATTCCCTTGTTCGTGCAGGATGAGGCCGACGCCAAACTGATACGCGGCCAGGGCTATACCAATGTCCGGATTCTGGAGGCTGGAACCGCGTTCAAGGGCGTGCAACTGACCAAGGTCGGCGGCCAGCATGGCACGGATGAAATGTACGCGGTCAAGCCATTGGCTACGATGCTGGGCGAAGCAATGGGCATCGTCTTCCAGGCACCCGGCGAGAAAACGGTTTATGTCGTGGGGGATACGGTGTGGCGTAATGATGTCGACCAGGCCCTGGCGACGTTCAAGCCCGATGTAATTGTGATGAACACGGGCGATGCTCGCGTGGTTGGCTACACGGGTTCCATCATCATGGGTAAGGACGATGTGCTGCACGCCTATCAAGCTATGCCGAACGCGATCATCGTGGCAACGCATATGGACGCGATCAATCATATGACGCTAAGCCGCAAAGAACTGAAGGACCATGTGCAGCAGCACGGCATCCAGGATCGCGTGCGGATTCCGGAAGATGGTGAAATCCTGAAGTTCTAA
- a CDS encoding GlxA family transcriptional regulator has translation MNTKLPIVALVAYPSFSPFHFSVPYMVFGSELPEGRLFDLKIVSSDAQPLAAERALSVQPDGGLDLVETADIVVVPGWHDLDVRPDEHLMQALVRAHTRGARVVGLCYGAYVLAYAGLLDGKGASTHWMAEKDFCVRFPRVRLDMNALYVDEDRLITSAGTGAGLDCCLYIVRAYYGPKIANKVARTMVIPPHREGGQAQFIEHPMAESTQDSQVNRLLDYLRENLREQHSIDDLAARAATSRRTFTRRFHKATGMTVVDWLINERLQRTRELLETTSMPIEKISELAGFQTPLSMRQHFKRRFQVSPKEWRKSFGQNALTESK, from the coding sequence ATGAACACAAAACTGCCAATCGTCGCCCTGGTCGCCTATCCAAGCTTCAGCCCGTTCCACTTCTCCGTGCCGTACATGGTTTTTGGCTCGGAACTGCCTGAGGGCCGCTTGTTCGACCTGAAGATCGTGTCATCCGACGCGCAGCCGCTGGCAGCCGAACGTGCGCTGAGCGTGCAGCCCGACGGTGGCCTGGACTTGGTGGAAACGGCGGACATCGTGGTCGTGCCCGGCTGGCACGATCTGGACGTGCGCCCCGACGAGCACTTGATGCAGGCGCTTGTTCGAGCGCATACGCGAGGGGCTCGTGTGGTTGGGCTTTGCTACGGGGCTTACGTGCTTGCCTATGCGGGCCTGCTCGACGGCAAGGGCGCCTCGACACACTGGATGGCCGAAAAAGACTTCTGTGTGCGTTTCCCGCGCGTAAGGCTCGACATGAACGCACTGTATGTCGACGAGGACCGATTGATTACCTCGGCCGGCACGGGCGCGGGGCTGGACTGTTGTCTGTATATCGTGCGCGCCTACTACGGGCCGAAGATCGCCAACAAGGTTGCGCGAACCATGGTCATACCGCCACATCGCGAGGGCGGGCAGGCCCAGTTCATCGAACACCCAATGGCGGAATCCACGCAGGATTCTCAAGTCAATCGGCTGCTTGATTACCTGCGGGAAAATCTGAGAGAGCAGCACAGCATCGATGACCTGGCGGCAAGAGCAGCGACGAGTCGCCGGACGTTCACCCGTCGTTTTCATAAAGCAACGGGCATGACGGTCGTTGACTGGCTCATCAATGAGCGCTTGCAACGAACGCGCGAGCTTTTGGAAACAACGTCTATGCCGATCGAGAAAATTTCGGAACTGGCGGGTTTTCAAACACCATTGTCTATGCGGCAGCACTTCAAAAGGCGCTTCCAAGTGAGCCCGAAGGAGTGGCGTAAGTCCTTCGGACAGAATGCGTTAACCGAATCGAAATGA
- a CDS encoding IS1182 family transposase, with product MPRFIEGQDRQQVALIPECLDDFIADDNPVRIIDAFVDELNLALLGFEKAAPAATGRPSYHPAVLLKIYIYGYLNRVQSSRRLERECQRNVELMWLVGRLAPDFKTIADFRRDNGSGIRNVCRRFVAVCRDLKLFSQALVAVDGSKFKAVNTRDKNFTAAKIDKRQQQIEESIHRYLAALDTADRTQPVEIEARTNRLNDKIERLRKQMRTLDDVKERLKDSPDAQLSVTDPDARSMATSGRGSGMVGYNVQMVVEAKHHLIVAHEVTNRGHDRDSLASMTQAAREAMGKKRLRAIADRGYYSAPQIMACAETGIDAILPKPTTSNAKAEGRFDRSDFIYIAKDDEYQCPAGQRAIHRFTREENGLQLRRYWSSACPQCAMKERCTPSAYRRISRWEHEAVLEAAQRRLDRMPDAMKVRRRTVEHVFGTFKHWMGYTHFLTRRLGNVSTEMSLNVLAYNLKRVMQILGYQQTMKAVLAMGG from the coding sequence GTAGCGTTGATCCCGGAATGCCTGGATGACTTCATCGCCGACGATAACCCGGTGCGCATAATCGACGCATTCGTCGACGAGCTCAACCTGGCATTGCTCGGATTTGAGAAGGCGGCGCCAGCAGCTACCGGCCGCCCGTCGTATCACCCGGCTGTGCTGCTGAAGATCTACATCTACGGCTACTTAAACCGGGTCCAGTCCAGTCGTCGACTCGAGCGAGAGTGCCAACGCAACGTCGAACTGATGTGGCTGGTCGGCCGTCTGGCGCCAGACTTCAAGACCATCGCGGATTTTCGTCGTGACAATGGGTCGGGCATTCGCAACGTTTGCCGGCGGTTTGTTGCCGTATGCCGAGATCTCAAGCTATTCAGCCAAGCCCTGGTTGCCGTTGATGGAAGCAAGTTCAAGGCAGTCAACACGCGCGACAAGAACTTCACGGCTGCCAAGATAGACAAACGTCAGCAGCAGATTGAGGAGAGCATCCACCGCTATCTGGCGGCGCTCGACACAGCAGACCGAACGCAACCTGTCGAGATCGAGGCCAGGACCAATCGGCTCAATGACAAGATCGAACGTCTGCGCAAACAAATGCGCACGCTGGATGACGTCAAGGAGAGGCTCAAAGACAGCCCAGACGCTCAACTGTCGGTGACGGACCCGGATGCCCGCTCAATGGCCACCAGCGGCCGGGGCTCGGGGATGGTCGGCTACAACGTGCAGATGGTTGTCGAAGCCAAGCACCATCTGATCGTCGCGCACGAAGTGACGAACCGAGGACACGACAGGGACTCATTGGCATCGATGACACAAGCCGCGCGGGAGGCGATGGGCAAGAAGCGGCTGCGTGCGATTGCCGATCGCGGCTACTACAGCGCGCCTCAGATCATGGCATGTGCAGAGACAGGTATTGATGCGATCTTGCCCAAACCCACGACTTCCAATGCCAAGGCCGAAGGCCGCTTCGATCGTTCGGACTTCATTTACATCGCGAAGGACGATGAGTACCAGTGCCCTGCGGGCCAGCGCGCCATCCACCGGTTTACGCGGGAGGAGAATGGTCTTCAATTGCGGCGCTACTGGAGTAGTGCCTGCCCACAATGCGCGATGAAGGAGCGATGCACACCTAGCGCGTATCGGCGCATCAGTCGATGGGAGCATGAGGCCGTGCTTGAGGCGGCGCAGCGCCGTCTAGACCGAATGCCAGATGCGATGAAGGTGCGGCGGCGCACGGTGGAACATGTGTTCGGCACGTTCAAGCACTGGATGGGCTATACGCACTTCCTGACTCGTCGCCTGGGCAATGTGAGCACGGAAATGAGCTTGAATGTACTGGCCTATAACCTCAAGCGGGTCATGCAAATCCTGGGCTACCAGCAGACCATGAAAGCGGTGCTGGCGATGGGCGGCTGA